Proteins encoded together in one Passer domesticus isolate bPasDom1 chromosome 6, bPasDom1.hap1, whole genome shotgun sequence window:
- the C6H11orf96 gene encoding uncharacterized protein C11orf96 homolog has translation MAAKPAELMGICSSYQAVMPHFVCVSEEFPPPARPAKTAKGKLRRPRQSRFKTQPVTFDEIQEVEEEGVSPMEEEKAKKSFLQSLECLRRSTQNLCLQRERLGSCRLRNSLDSSDSDSAL, from the coding sequence ATGGCCGCGAAGCCGGCCGAGCTGATGGGCATCTGCTCCAGCTACCAGGCGGTGATGCCGCACTTCGTCTGCGTCTCCGAGGAGttcccgccgcccgcccgccccgccaaGACCGCCAAGGGCAAGCTGCGGCGGCCGCGGCAGTCGCGCTTCAAGACGCAGCCGGTGACTTTCGACGAGATccaggaggtggaggaggagggggtgtcccccatggaggaggagaaggccAAGAAGTCCTTCCTGCAGTCGCTGGAGTGCCTGCGGCGGAGCACGCAGAACCTGTGCCTGCAGCGGGAGCGCCTGGGCAGCTGCCGCCTCCGCAACAGCCTCGACTCCAGCGACTCGGACTCGGCCCTCTGA